In a genomic window of Gossypium arboreum isolate Shixiya-1 chromosome 7, ASM2569848v2, whole genome shotgun sequence:
- the LOC108458114 gene encoding uncharacterized protein LOC108458114 isoform X2 gives MEGLSVADANLLMYLHPSKSRNVSQSILRELGSLLFKFNETFDGVLLAYDVNILDKQAKILSGVHPYFGLRLKANLLLFSPKPDMLLEGKVVKLSQESIHVIVLGFSSAIITAENIRGEFKYRTKDKEELFASKSHKRHVIKVGTMIRFLVKSFDEEILHIIGSLISAHTGSIRWLDRHLEEDSEFDR, from the exons ATGGAAGGATTAAGTGTAGCAGATGCTAATTTGTTGATGTATTTACACCCATCAAAGAGTAGGAACGTGTCCCAGTCGATTCTCCGTGAGCTTGGCTCTTTGCTATTCAA GTTTAATGAAACATTTGATGGTGTTTTATTGGCCTATGATGTCAATATTCTGGATAAACAGGCGAAAATTCTTTCTGGTGTTCATCCTTATTTTGGTCTTAGACTAAAAGCAAATCTCCTACTTTTTtcaccaaagccagatatgctcTTAG AGGGGAAGGTAGTGAAGCTTTCTCAAGAATCTATTCATGTTATTGTTCTCGGTTTCTCGTCTGCCATCATAACAGCTGAAAACATTCGTGGAGAATTTAAATATAGAACC AAAGACAAAGAGGAACTATTTGCCAGCAAATCTCACAAGCGACATGTCATAAAGGTTGGAACCATGATCCGATTTTTAGTCAAGAG TTTTGATGAGGAAATACTTCATATCATTGGATCTCTGATATCAGCTCACACAGGAAGCATTCGTTGGTTGGATAGACATTTGGAGGAAGATTCAGAATTTGATAG GTAG
- the LOC108458114 gene encoding uncharacterized protein LOC108458114 isoform X4, with translation MEGLSVADANLLMYLHPSKSRNVSQSILRELGSLLFKFNETFDGVLLAYDVNILDKQAKILSGVHPYFGLRLKANLLLFSPKPDMLLEGKVVKLSQESIHVIVLGFSSAIITAENIRGEFKYRTKDKEELFASKSHKRHVIKF, from the exons ATGGAAGGATTAAGTGTAGCAGATGCTAATTTGTTGATGTATTTACACCCATCAAAGAGTAGGAACGTGTCCCAGTCGATTCTCCGTGAGCTTGGCTCTTTGCTATTCAA GTTTAATGAAACATTTGATGGTGTTTTATTGGCCTATGATGTCAATATTCTGGATAAACAGGCGAAAATTCTTTCTGGTGTTCATCCTTATTTTGGTCTTAGACTAAAAGCAAATCTCCTACTTTTTtcaccaaagccagatatgctcTTAG AGGGGAAGGTAGTGAAGCTTTCTCAAGAATCTATTCATGTTATTGTTCTCGGTTTCTCGTCTGCCATCATAACAGCTGAAAACATTCGTGGAGAATTTAAATATAGAACC AAAGACAAAGAGGAACTATTTGCCAGCAAATCTCACAAGCGACATGTCATAAAG TTTTGA
- the LOC108458114 gene encoding uncharacterized protein LOC108458114 isoform X1: protein MEGLSVADANLLMYLHPSKSRNVSQSILRELGSLLFKFNETFDGVLLAYDVNILDKQAKILSGVHPYFGLRLKANLLLFSPKPDMLLEGKVVKLSQESIHVIVLGFSSAIITAENIRGEFKYRTKDKEELFASKSHKRHVIKVGTMIRFLVKSFDEEILHIIGSLISAHTGSIRWLDRHLEEDSEFDRSCSKLKSFK from the exons ATGGAAGGATTAAGTGTAGCAGATGCTAATTTGTTGATGTATTTACACCCATCAAAGAGTAGGAACGTGTCCCAGTCGATTCTCCGTGAGCTTGGCTCTTTGCTATTCAA GTTTAATGAAACATTTGATGGTGTTTTATTGGCCTATGATGTCAATATTCTGGATAAACAGGCGAAAATTCTTTCTGGTGTTCATCCTTATTTTGGTCTTAGACTAAAAGCAAATCTCCTACTTTTTtcaccaaagccagatatgctcTTAG AGGGGAAGGTAGTGAAGCTTTCTCAAGAATCTATTCATGTTATTGTTCTCGGTTTCTCGTCTGCCATCATAACAGCTGAAAACATTCGTGGAGAATTTAAATATAGAACC AAAGACAAAGAGGAACTATTTGCCAGCAAATCTCACAAGCGACATGTCATAAAGGTTGGAACCATGATCCGATTTTTAGTCAAGAG TTTTGATGAGGAAATACTTCATATCATTGGATCTCTGATATCAGCTCACACAGGAAGCATTCGTTGGTTGGATAGACATTTGGAGGAAGATTCAGAATTTGATAGGTCTTGTAGTAAACTCAAAAGTTTTAAATAG
- the LOC108458114 gene encoding uncharacterized protein LOC108458114 isoform X3: MEGLSVADANLLMYLHPSKSRNVSQSILRELGSLLFKFNETFDGVLLAYDVNILDKQAKILSGVHPYFGLRLKANLLLFSPKPDMLLEGKVVKLSQESIHVIVLGFSSAIITAENIRGEFKYRTKDKEELFASKSHKRHVIKVGTMIRFLVKR, translated from the exons ATGGAAGGATTAAGTGTAGCAGATGCTAATTTGTTGATGTATTTACACCCATCAAAGAGTAGGAACGTGTCCCAGTCGATTCTCCGTGAGCTTGGCTCTTTGCTATTCAA GTTTAATGAAACATTTGATGGTGTTTTATTGGCCTATGATGTCAATATTCTGGATAAACAGGCGAAAATTCTTTCTGGTGTTCATCCTTATTTTGGTCTTAGACTAAAAGCAAATCTCCTACTTTTTtcaccaaagccagatatgctcTTAG AGGGGAAGGTAGTGAAGCTTTCTCAAGAATCTATTCATGTTATTGTTCTCGGTTTCTCGTCTGCCATCATAACAGCTGAAAACATTCGTGGAGAATTTAAATATAGAACC AAAGACAAAGAGGAACTATTTGCCAGCAAATCTCACAAGCGACATGTCATAAAGGTTGGAACCATGATCCGATTTTTAGTCAAGAGGTGA